The DNA window TCGACAAAGCTCAATGCCATCACAAGTTCTAGTGAGCCTAATGCCAGCCATATGTATGTTCGCTCCAGATATGTGGCACCTTGTTGCTGCCCCGATGGGCCCCAGGCACCACAACCACACCATCTTTTTATCATTTTAATTTTCTGACTTCTTTTTCCCTACCATATTCTATACAGTTCATTTTCAGTGCCAGAAGGGTTCACCCACCGCTCCAAAATTATCAGTCTACCAATCTACCGTATGGCTGGTTAGGCCACAGGGATGTTATAAAAAGCATGTTTGCGGGTTTATCAGCCTGAGTTTTTTAATTTGGggccaaacaagcccttaattAAGCATAATACGCCTGCCCCAAAATGCATCATAGTTCATAACCACACAAAAAGGTTTCGGCAATCATGGAtaccttttttctttcttctatatttctcgtcctcgtcctccgagGTATCGTCATTTTGCTCATGTTTTCTGCAGTTTGAAAAGCGAGATTAAAGAATATAGGGTAAAAAAACATAATGGGGGCGGAGAAGAACTAGAAGTACCTCTTTCTCTTGTCGCTGTCTTTCAATTCAATTTCCTTTTCACCAGAGAGCTCATTTTCCTTCTCTTTCTCCTTTTGCCTCTTATAAACAAGCTTTTCTGCACATCTTTCATAATGTACTACAATCAGGCTAAATAACCAATTGAATGCTTGCTTGAACAAAAAGAAGGCAGGAAAGACAGAGTAGGACTCAGTAGTCCATGGAAAAGCTTAATTAAAGAAATATCATAACAAGAAAGTACAGCAATGATAGTTAAAAACTGTTCCAAACAAATCCTATCACGGAACAACGGactcactaaccttttgcaagcTACCAACTTCACCAGTGCTTGTTTCTGTTCCCCTGCTTCAACATAAGAAAAATTGACCTGAACATGagataaagaaaaaagaaaggtaAGGGCTACAAATACAGCTAAAACAGTTCTTTGGGAAAAAAATGCATTGTACACATTTTAGTATCAACAAGAAGATATTAGCAAATGGCATACCTCATAACTACCTAGACCATATTTTTCATCACAATGCCTATTACCACAGATAAATTGTCCTGCATAAGAGCATATTCTGGTTATTACTGAAACATTATTTATATTGATCAACAAAAAGCAGATCCTGTTTGCAAGAATATATATTTCTGATCTCTCGGAGAACTTTCTACGTTCTTGTTACAGATAAGTATATAAGCATAATAATATAAGAAAACTACAACGATGGCTTTCAAAAACAAGAATTCAGTTCAGATCTATTTTGGAGTTTGaggttgttagatgcaagaaaccCCCACCTGTACTTTGCTAAGTGTAACAAGCAACCCTTTAAGCTCGGTAACATTGATAGTTTGATATAGTTTCTTTAAATAATAAATACCCTTTTAAGTTCTAGACTTCCATTTTAAAGGTCTGTTACTAGCAACAGAATACTCATACGATCCAAGTTCAGACATAGTTTTCCGGTAAACCATTTTACATGGAATTTAACTGACAGGATTACTGAATAATACCCTTGCCAGATATCACCTCCTTTTCTGTTCTCCATCTCAATCCAATCTGCAGCAGAAAATGCCCTTACAACATGCAATTCACATCCAAAACTACAGATCATTTCAGAAACAAAAAATGTAGTTGGACACTCATTCATCATCCTATCACGAGTATGAATGACTGTCATATGCTTACTACTTGTTTTCACTTCTGATAACCAGTGTTTGTGCATGCCTGCCATATCATAAACATTAAAAACGGGTGTGGCAAGCATGCTTATTGCGATATGCACATTGACACAAATCCAAAACCAAGGAGAACAGCTATTACTGCCCATTTATTAATTTATGAAATATGAAATCAAGTTGAAAGAGTATCACAATTGGCATGATATAATTCTTGCAATCTTGCCCGTACATCGAAAACACTCTCTAAAAGTACATAATGGCCCCTCTAAAAGTCATGCTACAAACATTATTTCTGTTCCATTGCATTCAAGAGTGAAGGAAAAACTAAGTGTTTACATCAAGAATAGTAGTACACAGGGTTAAAAGAACACACCTTGCCTTTTTTGTAATGCGTCATGTCAGCAATGCAATACCTGCCTCATGTTAAGGACCCTAAGCACAACAGAGTTAAACCTTACAAAAATTACAAGGAATAATACAACCCATAAAATATAACTCCCATGTAGACAAGCATCAATCAATCCTAGCTGACAGAATGCATAAGTTCATGAGGTGAAAGTACGAATTATGAAGTGCTTAACACAGAAGAATGTGGCAATGCAGAGGTCACCAACAGATACATGTCCTTCATATGATAACATTCACATGACTTATGCCTATTTATATCACCAAACTATTAAATATCTTCGTTTAACAACATTAGCTTCAGCATATATGAACATGTTACTTCACAAACTTATCTGAAAAATATGTCATGTACTGACATGTCCTTCCAGAAAAAACAAAACAATATCAAATATACCAAAAAAAAGGATACTCCTTAAAAAGCTTGTCATAGTAACGTTTGACCAGCCTCTTCTCCCAAGTTGAATCCATGTCATCTTCCTCGGAAAGAATGAACCTTTTACACGATAGAAGTAAAGTGAGGCACTGACGAGTTTCCCAAAACCACAGGGCACATGCATATGTTGTACCATGAACATTTAACAGACATCAGTCTGACCTGTATCCTTCTCTCAGTGTATCTTTATCAGTTTTGATGGGCAAACTACTATCCACATTTTTCTCATGGCCATAAAACTTAACTGTTTAAAGACAAAACACATATCAATGGCAATACACAGATACATCATACAGgaaaggaaggatagggttttaAAAAACTGTAAGGTTGAGTGTCTGATCTCCAACTCTTTCTACACTACAACGAAGGGGTAATTCTTTCACACCACTATTCTTGAAGACTAGGATACATAAAATAAGAGTTTTTGAAACCTAAAATACATTCTCCTAGTTTTGAATTCATGCATCAGAGATTGCtcatacatatatgatatatccATGTAGAAGTACTCAAGTACTGCACTATTAGAAGTATGCCAACCAAACCAGTTGCTAAAGAAATCAATTAAAATCCAAGCAATCCCACTTAAGATTAGGCTTGGCATGCTTTTCAAAGGTTCATACTTCTCCTAGATGTACATGTAGTCAGGTATCAGTATATCAGCAGACTGGGAATTGGGATAACAGGACATCATATTGATTCCTTTGTGAAGAAAATAATCCAGATTTGAATATGTTTTGTATTCAACTAGGGGGTGGTAAGTTACAGATAGAAGTATATGACCAATGTATGGATGAAGGTAGACCCCAATTCTTTCTACAATAGAGAGGACTGTTCATCATCCATCCTATTTCTTTTGGAAACCAAGAGTAAGCAAATAAAAAGCTTGTTACATGCCACTATCTCAGTTTACTTCTCACAATGAAAGGTCCATTCTGTGATCTATCCATGGGATGGCATTGGGCGAAAAAGTAAGGTAAGGTTGCACCACGTTCGAGACCAGGACACAAAACCAATGTAAACAAAAATACACATTAGAATGTTTTTTTTGTATTAAACTAGCTGACAAATCATATTTAGAAATACATAATCCATGTATGGATGAAGGTAGCCCCCAAATATTTCTAAACTAGAGGGGACTGTTCATCATTCAGTTTATTTTGGAAACCAAGGCTAAGCAAATAATTAACTCATTATGTGCCACTGCCCCCAGTTTCCTTTTCACCATGAAAGAGCAAATTAATCATCTATCCAGACATTTGCCGTGGGACAATGTACCAATATATCAACCCCAAATTTAAAGCTACGCCTAAAGTAGGCACACCAGCACGTTGAATGATTGTGATCAGAAGCCGAAGCCTATAAAGGAATTCAATAAGATTTTTAGTGTGTTGGTTGCTCATCAGATCCTTACATAGTTCAGCATTTGAGGACTGAGGTAATTAGTAATATCAGAAGTGCAAGCAGCTTGTGGCATATACTCTAGAGCATCATGAGTATGTTGTATGTGCTGGTTCCTACAGTAACATAAGAATTGCAAGTTGCAAATGTTCCCTGTTTCTTTTTACATAGAGAACACCATCAGCTTACATGGTATAATTTGGTTAACATAGCTTATTATTCCATTACCATGCTATATTCTACTCTGGAACCATTTATTTCAACAATAGATCAGTGGGGCTGTGGGTTTCGCCGCAACATGTAAAGCCCCCTACATAAGACATGTTAATTAACTTGCAATTAATCTATCTTGTGTATATCTATGTAAAGCTTGGCCCCACAGGGTTTGGaccctggatccgccactgcaaCAGATAATACCTTAACCTATACAATTTCCAAATGAATCAACGAAAAATTGCTGGGAAAGACAAGGTTGGCATGCTTTTGCCACAAAAGATTGCAGAAAAAAGATCGTACCATAGTCCTTCATGAACTTCTTATGGCGATCATAGGCGTTTAGCCCACGGATGTGCGATTGGTACTGCCTGCATCGATCAAACCCCCATTCAGATTAATGAGACCACAATTCAGCACAAACTCTGCAAGAGTACTGAAGTAAGAGCTTGTGATTCGTCTCGTTCGATTACTGCACTAATAACAACCTACACTAACTAGTAACTACTGCAAAGCAATTAGGAACAAATAAGTAAACTATTAGGGTTCGTGGACCCAGTAATAATTTTACATTTCCCAATGGTGAAGGCCCAAAGAGTACTTGAATAATGTAAAATATTACTCTTCAACAGCTATAACAGCAAGAAACTTATAAAAGGCTAGGGTTTCTATATCCAGTTTGAGCCGCAGGAATCTATCCAAGAAACGAAGGGCACCAAAACAACGGCCACATCGAATCGAAGAAGGTAAAGAGAGGCACGGGAACGACATGGGGATTGGCGGATTGCCGCACGAGAGGCTTACATCTTCCTCTCCTCCCTATCGAAGATGGCAGACTTGAGCCGCCCCAGCGACGCCATCGcactcgcccgcccgcccgcccgcgccgcgtCAGCCTCGCCTCACCCCCTAGGCCGCCGCACCGCTAGGATCCGCGCCGGGGTTTGGGCTTGGGGTCGGCTGGGAAGCGAGCTCCTGGTGCGGCGGCGTCGCTCCGGAGTCGTGGCGTACTTTCCGGGCCTCAGGCCTGAGCGTAGTATGAGTGGTTGCGGAAGGAGGGCGGGGCGAGGTGGGCCGTGGTCCGTGGGCCGGAGCGCCGGAGTCGTGGCGTACTTTCCGGGCCTCAGGCCTGAGCGTAGTATGAGTGGTTGCGGAAGGAGGGCGGGGCGAGGTGGGCCGTGGTCCGTGGGCCGGAGCGCTCGTGTTACCATCCTGCCGCGTGCGATGTGGCCCATCTTGGCCCACTCGATGTTTGAGGTAGAGTAGGTTGGACCCCGGCTGCAGCTGCTACTCCGGGTGggcgttcggttctcggttcggtTTTGGTTCGGTTCTCTCGGTTATTGATAGAATTCGGTTCCTAGAAAacgggaaccgatcggttccaaaaaaatttaggaaccgagcatttcggttctcggttatttcggttcggttccggttctaaccgaactaaccgaattttttcagaagacctcaagacaataataaatatacttgttctaaggtaaatttatgcaacactatattcatttttaataataataatatataagaaaacaatagcaatatagtaacacaaatatatagcagttcaaatataaaacactacacataaaccaaacataatcctacaaaatacaagtaagtgagtataattcatgtaattcggttctttcggttaattcggttaatCGAGAGTAGGAACTgaattttcttcggttatttcggttcctcaatatcaggaaccgaatttttcggttccggttctttctgtttcggttccggttctttTGGTTCGGTTTTTGGTTCTCGATTAAATTTGCCCAGGGCTAGCTGCTACATTGCCTGGTTGAGATTTGAGAGAGTTTGCAGCTGCCTCTGCTGTAGCTGCAACGAACGGACCCTCTGTTTGGAGAGCGTTTGATAGAGCTGGAGTCCATGCTTGTGCTCGGGGGAAAAGAAATACTCCTACGCCTAAAGTGGTCGgtaactgaaagcatctaggcccctagtttgatttcggtgattaataacgacacaagattactatgattaatgtgtgttttgcaaagacaacttgagttaggtcatggtaacgaTGATTGATTggacaattatggttttcatgcccctatcgatggaaatcgttttggttttcaaaggatagacgacaaggttaaggacggactagttttaagtgtcgtt is part of the Miscanthus floridulus cultivar M001 chromosome 9, ASM1932011v1, whole genome shotgun sequence genome and encodes:
- the LOC136484315 gene encoding uncharacterized protein isoform X2; translated protein: MKDYVKFYGHEKNVDSSLPIKTDKDTLREGYRFILSEEDDMDSTWEKRLVKRYYDKLFKEYCIADMTHYKKGKIGLRWRTEKEVISGKGQFICGNRHCDEKYGLGSYEVNFSYVEAGEQKQALVKLVACKRCAEKLVYKRQKEKEKENELSGEKEIELKDSDKRKRKHEQNDDTSEDEDEKYRRKKKDRSGASSRSSGNNDEGFEEYLEGMFP
- the LOC136484315 gene encoding uncharacterized protein isoform X1, coding for MASLGRLKSAIFDREERKMQYQSHIRGLNAYDRHKKFMKDYVKFYGHEKNVDSSLPIKTDKDTLREGYRFILSEEDDMDSTWEKRLVKRYYDKLFKEYCIADMTHYKKGKIGLRWRTEKEVISGKGQFICGNRHCDEKYGLGSYEVNFSYVEAGEQKQALVKLVACKRCAEKLVYKRQKEKEKENELSGEKEIELKDSDKRKRKHEQNDDTSEDEDEKYRRKKKDRSGASSRSSGNNDEGFEEYLEGMFP